The proteins below are encoded in one region of Lagenorhynchus albirostris chromosome 7, mLagAlb1.1, whole genome shotgun sequence:
- the LOC132523672 gene encoding interferon omega-1-like, producing the protein MALLRKNVITEPTAKVPPDARLSQAGSSLICPMAFVLSLLTALVVFSYGPGGSLGCDLSQNHVRISRKNFMLLGQMRRIPPRFCLKDRKDFGFPQDMVDGSQLPKAQATSVLHEMLQQVFCLFHTERSPAAWDTSLLDKLRTGLHQQLEDLDACLVQAMGDEETALGVTGPTLAVKRYFQGIHLYLKEKKYSDCAWEIVRVEIMRSLSSSTNLQERIRIMHGDLGSP; encoded by the coding sequence ATGGCCTTGCTTAGAAAGAATGTCATCACAGAACCTACCGCCAAGGTTCCCCCGGACGCCCGTCTCAGCCAGGCCGGCAGCAGCCTCATTTGCCCCATGGCCTTCGTGCTCTCTCTACTGACCGCCCTGGTGGTGTTCAGCTACGGCCCTGGTGGATCTCTGGGCTGCGACCTGTCTCAGAACCACGTGCGGATTAGCAGGAAGAACTTCATGCTTCTGGGCCAGATGCGGAGAATCCCCCCTCGCTTCTGTCTGAAGGACAGAAAAGACTTCGGTTTCCCCCAGGACATGGTGGATGGCAGCCAGCTCCCGAAGGCCCAGGCCACCTCTGTCCTCCACGAGATGCTCCAGCAGGTCTTCTGCCTCTTCCACACAGAGCGCTCCCCTGCCGCCTGGGACACCTCCCTCCTGGACAAACTCCGCACTGGACTCCATCAGCAGCTGGAGGACCTGGACGCCTGCTTGGTGCAGGCGATGGGAGATGAAGAAACTGCCCTGGGAGTGACGGGCCCTACACTGGCCGTGAAGAGGTACTTCCAGGGAATCCACCtctacctgaaagagaagaaatacagtGACTGTGCCTGGGAAATTGTCAGAGTGGAAATCATGAGATCCTTGTCTTCATCAACCAACTTGCAAGAAAGGATAAGAATTATGCATGGAGACCTGGGGTCACCTTGA
- the LOC132523675 gene encoding interferon alpha-1-like, whose translation MSPNLSLLLALVLLSCNSNCSLGCDLPQTHSLANTRALMLLRQMRRISPFSCLKDRNDFGFPQEAFGGNQFQKAQAIAVVHEMIQQTFQLFSTEGSAAAWDETLLDKFCTALYQQLTDLQACLMQEAGLEGTPLLKEDSILAVRKYFHRITVYLQEKKYSPCAWEIVRAEVMRSFSSSTNL comes from the coding sequence ATGTCCCCAAACTTGTCCTTACTCCTGGCCCTGGTGCTGCTCAGCTGCAACTCTAACTGCTCTCTGGGCTGCGACCTGCCTCAGACCCACAGCCTGGCTAACACCAGGGCCCTGATGCTCCTGCGACAGATGAGGAGAATCTCCCCCTTCTCCTGCCTGAAGGACAGAAATGACTTTGGATTCCCCCAGGAGGCGTTTGGAGGCAACCAGTTCCAGAAGGCTCAAGCCATCGCTGTCGTCCATGAGATGATCCAGCAGACCTTCCAGCTCTTCAGCACAGAGGGCTCGGCTGCCGCTTGGGATGAGACCCTCCTGGACAAGTTCTGCACTGCACTTTATCAGCAGCTCACTGACCTGCAAGCCTGTCTGATGCAGGAGGCGGGGCTGGAAGGGACTCCCCTGCTGAAGGAGGACTCCATCCTGGCTGTGAGGAAATACTTCCACAGAATCACTGTCTATCTGCAAGAGAAGAAGTACAGCCCTTGTGCCTGGGAGATTGTCAGAGCAGAAGTCATGAGATCCTTCTCTTCATCAACGAACTTGTAA
- the LOC132522922 gene encoding interferon alpha-13-like → MAQIYLLVAGVLLCSIPAYSLGWNLPRSHSQENKDVFQHLEQLQRIPSQWCLKDRTDFKFPWKRENITPIQVTQGTCHHHLMLQQVFNLFTTEDSRAAWNNTLLDKLLSSLHLRLHRLEQMKKDNLDCRDLGRAAREYFHGIHVYLKAKEYSPCAWEVVRVEIKRCLSLM, encoded by the coding sequence ATGGCCCAGATCTATTTGCTAGTGGCAGGAGTGCTGCTCTGCTCTATCCCTGCTTACTCTCTTGGCTGGAACTTGCCTAGAAGCCATAGCCAGGAAAACAAGGACGTCTTCCAACATCTGGAACAGTTGCAAAGGATCCCCTCTCAGTGGTGCCTAAAGGACAGAACCGACTTCAAATTTCCTTGGAAAAGAGAGAATATCACCCCAATCCAGGTGACTCAAGGCACCTGTCACCACCATCTGATGCTCCAGCAGGTCTTCAACCTCTTCACCACAGAGGACAGCCGTGCTGCCTGGAACAACACCCTCCTCGATAAACTTCTCTCTAGCCTTCATCTGAGGCTGCACCGACTGGAACAGATGAAAAAAGACAATCTGGATTGTCGAGATTTGGGACGTGCTGCCCGGGAGTATTTCCATGGAATCCATGTCTATCTGAAGGCAAAGGAATACAGCCCCTGTGCCTGGGAGGTTGTCAGAGTGGAAATTAAAAGGTGCCTTTCCCTTATGTAA